Proteins encoded in a region of the Zea mays cultivar B73 chromosome 4, Zm-B73-REFERENCE-NAM-5.0, whole genome shotgun sequence genome:
- the LOC100381882 gene encoding 50S ribosomal protein L19, chloroplastic-like produces the protein MQCLVRNVCRAGSRGAAARLLELAAAGPGATQPSVAVKLLRPPYEFTRPIGVVQPVRVQSRAVSRDGLVPAAATSGFGLCAQVIVAMRGLSTVGSAAEVASDSDDSTSPAVEHPPRIKFKRPDKTARHIMNILNKEAVEKVRSEREIPDVQPGCIIQMRLQVPENKRRESTLKGIVIGRRNAGINTTFRLRRLVAGVGVESVFPLYSPNIKEIKVLDRKKVRRAKLYYLRDRMNALRK, from the exons ATGCAATGTTTGGTCCGGAATGTCTGCCGAGCCGGAAGCCGTGGAGCGGCGGCGAGGCTCCTGGAGCTTGCCGCGGCTGGTCCGGGTGCGACGCAGCCATCCGTGGCCGTCAAACTCCTCAGGCCGCCTTACGAGTTCACACGTCCGATCGGGGTAGTTCAACCCGTACGTGTGCAGAGCCGGGCCGTTTCGCGTGATGGCCTCGTTCCTGCCGCGGCCACCTCCGGTTTTGGTCTCTGCGCACAAGTTATCGTCGCGATGAGGGGTCTGTCGACGGTGGGGAGTGCGGCCGAGGTCGCTTCTGATTCGGACGATTCCACCTCCCCTGCGGTTGAGCACCCCCCGCGCATCAAGTTCAAGAGGCCCGACAAGACCGCCAGGCACATTATGAAT ATCCTAAACAAAGAGGCGGTCGAAAAGGTCCGCTCGGAAAGGGAGATTCCTGATGTGCAGCCTGGATGCATCATTCAGATGAGATTG CAAGTTCCTGAGAACAAACGGCGTGAGTCGACGCTGAAGGGGATTGTGATAGGAAGGCGCAACGCCGGGATCAATACAACCTTCAGATTGCGTAGATTAGTGGCTGGTGTCGGAGTCGAGTCTGTCTTTCCACT TTACTCGCCAAACATCAAAGAAATCAAGGTATTGGACAGGAAGAAAGTCAGGAGAGCTAAGCTGTATTACCTGAGGGACAGGATGAACGCACTTAGAAAATGA